A genomic region of Pirellulales bacterium contains the following coding sequences:
- a CDS encoding alpha/beta fold hydrolase — MARRRAIAPLKQAVNQFLGGKQIAAVRSLGEARLALAHSDDYPSDVLWAESLYLEFSRRLLDADDTTLTVAIRELYETGSSVPAGARVVASIERVGEPRPVKVEFPIEQLPSDISMPLAGLGEGDFALSVVIDDKNGRLASAAYRFSLVKNLSARLAAAAAALDFSKDARSIDRESIIALVKLLTGLAGGDVLETEYPAARLMSEIEQAIATTKTGETFYNSARAGEFWLRVPIGDQSWPVRIFVPPAAEADGASPLVVALHGAGGSENLFFDGYGEGAIKNECQHRGWIVVSPRTEGFGLLPVEQLVEALGKNYAIDREHVYLIGHSMGALQATAAAQARPDFYTAVAALGGGGVVKPSDAIKLLPYYVAAGREDFALAGVERLVSNLRKAGVEKVVFREYPDVEHLLIVQESLPEVFQFFDEAANAK, encoded by the coding sequence GTGGCACGTCGACGTGCGATTGCACCGCTGAAGCAAGCCGTCAATCAGTTTTTGGGCGGCAAGCAAATCGCAGCCGTCCGATCGCTAGGTGAAGCGCGACTGGCGCTCGCTCACTCCGACGATTATCCGTCCGACGTGCTCTGGGCCGAATCGCTTTACCTCGAATTCAGCAGACGGCTACTCGACGCGGATGATACGACGCTCACGGTTGCGATTCGCGAGCTGTACGAAACAGGGTCGTCGGTGCCAGCGGGGGCGCGCGTCGTAGCCTCGATCGAGCGAGTTGGTGAGCCACGGCCCGTGAAAGTTGAGTTCCCGATCGAGCAACTTCCGAGCGATATTTCGATGCCCCTCGCCGGCCTGGGCGAAGGGGATTTCGCCCTAAGTGTTGTGATCGATGACAAGAATGGTCGACTGGCGTCCGCCGCGTATCGATTCTCGCTGGTGAAGAATCTTTCAGCACGCCTGGCTGCCGCCGCTGCCGCGCTCGACTTTTCGAAAGACGCGAGGAGCATCGATCGTGAATCGATAATCGCGCTGGTGAAACTTCTCACCGGATTGGCCGGCGGCGACGTGCTCGAGACCGAATATCCGGCCGCACGCTTGATGTCCGAGATCGAACAGGCGATCGCCACGACCAAAACCGGCGAGACGTTTTATAATAGCGCACGCGCCGGCGAATTCTGGTTGCGCGTACCGATCGGCGACCAGTCCTGGCCCGTGCGAATCTTCGTGCCACCGGCAGCCGAGGCGGACGGGGCCAGTCCGTTAGTCGTGGCCTTACACGGTGCGGGGGGAAGTGAGAACTTGTTCTTCGATGGTTACGGCGAGGGAGCCATTAAGAACGAGTGTCAGCACCGTGGCTGGATCGTCGTCTCGCCGAGAACCGAAGGTTTTGGGCTGTTGCCCGTCGAGCAACTGGTCGAAGCGCTCGGTAAGAACTACGCGATCGATCGAGAGCACGTGTACCTGATAGGGCATTCCATGGGGGCACTGCAAGCCACGGCGGCAGCGCAAGCCCGACCTGATTTCTACACGGCGGTGGCTGCGCTAGGCGGTGGCGGTGTCGTGAAGCCGAGCGACGCCATCAAGCTGCTGCCGTATTACGTAGCCGCGGGCCGAGAGGACTTCGCGCTCGCGGGCGTCGAACGATTAGTCAGCAACTTGCGCAAAGCGGGAGTCGAGAAGGTCGTATTCCGCGAATACCCCGACGTCGAACACTTGCTGATCGTCCAAGAATCGCTGCCCGAGGTGTTTCAGTTCTTCGACGAAGCCGCGAACGCAAAGTGA